From the Ammospiza caudacuta isolate bAmmCau1 chromosome 1, bAmmCau1.pri, whole genome shotgun sequence genome, the window CACCCTGCATAGTACTGGTTGATCTCATTAAGTTAACTAGAGAACCTGACATCGTGTAATTTTACATACAGTGCATATGATGCTCGCTCTTTCCATCTCTCATAGCAGCAAGCCGATTCTGCCACGATCTGTAGCAGCACACCCGGGAGTGGAGAGGAAGAGTGTTTGAATTATAAATAACTAAAACTACAGTGTACAATTCTATTTACCTGTCAGTATTCTGTTGAGAGCACTCCATTATAACTTGCTCGAAATTAACTACATAAAAATCTCTACaacaaaagcaaaccaaaacattccttcaaaaccaaaaataaagacataaaaTAAGTGCAAATACCTAAAATAGGCAACTAAAGCAAGTGTTGTGACCTGTATACCTTTAAATAAGGACAAAGACttttcataaataaaagaaTGTTCTCTTTGCTCTTCAAACATTTAGTCAGTATATAATGGTCAAAGTTAAGTGCAGATAAATTGTTTTGAGATCCAAGGTGCcaagtttctttaaaaaaaaaaaaaaaggaataaaatatacatattgTAAATGCATTCGTTTTTAGTTCCTATGCAGGACAAAGTACTCCTCGGTCACATATAAGACCCCACCATTTCtttctaaatatatttaaacaAGGTACAGGAACAGTTGCTGTATAATATAGGAATACCTTGTAATTATGTTGTAGACCAACATGATTTTAGGGCTATAGTGCAATCTTATGTAGATGTAACATACAGTATAGATTTTTACACTTCACCACTGTAATTCTTCTGCcatttcatatattttaaacTTGTCCTTTTTCCATCTTAGCTGTTTTAACAGGAAACAACATTGGCCTCTAGACAACCTGCATACATATAAATATCTACATTTAAgctttgaaatggaaataaattataaaaacagACTCCTTTCCAATTTACAAAATTTTGCTTGTTCCTACATACTGTACAATACATTCAACAATCATCTCAGTTTGAGATTTATGAAGAAAATACTGATGCTTTACACTAAACTTAATTCACCCCCCTCTGCCTACTTCTAGTACCATttgcaaataaatatatttaacacTGTAGTTAATTTCATTGTTTTGCAGCATACCAAAAAAAATTAGTAGTGCAACTTTCTATCCTTCCTTTGTACTCCTTTCCATTGTGTTTCTTTATATACTAGAAAATGCTACATAAGCAAAAGCACATTCAGTCATGTATGTTGCTCGTTTGGAAACCAGTAACAACCTATAAACCTACTCTATATTGAAAATGCTCTAACAGATAAAAAAGCGATGCAAGTCAAAagaataaatatgaaaaatagaCCTAAAAACTGTATGTTGTCAGTACTGCAATGTATTTTACCCTTCTTTATATTTTAGGGGGTTACTCTTTTAATATCTAAAAAAATTCATTGCAGAACTGTTTGCGGTATCCCTTCGTAAAGAATGCAAGAGCTTCGTGTCTGTTCTTTGTCAGtcagaagaagaaaggaagctTTAAGGTAGCTTTAAGGTTTCCCTTGGCAGACTCTCTCAAAGACTCAATTCCCAAGTATGGCACGGGAATGGCCTTCAACATTGTTTCAGTTTCAATGGAAAGAGATGGCTGTCAGTTGCAGTGACCATCACAGTATCAGAGACCTTGAATTGCTGTTGGTAGCTGTGTATGTGCTCAGATACCTTCTTGCTTGTTCAGTCATGATAAGCTGGTCTTCTGTTTTTCCATAAACAACTGCCTCCCAGTCACGACTTGGCTGCATAAAATAAAGTTCATTAAAAAGGTTCTTTTAACAAACTAAAATACTTAAGCAATTCTCATACAATGCTTCAGAGTAGTACTAAATTATTAAAGCCTAGCAATAATATATTTTACTGAGAAGGATCCAGTTCTACAGTACAGTACCTAAAACTTGTGACAAAGCTCCCTCATCACCCCTTAAATACAGCTCCCCAGCAGTGCATCTGGGTTATGCTTTGAGTTCAAAcacacaaaatgaaaaacattctTCAAGAGAGTCTAACCAGTTCAACAATTAATACATAAAAGGGAAGCTAATTAAGTTATCTTCTCTTTGAATATCTTCCTCTTTAAATGTGCAAAGTTCAACGGGCAGAAAAACACATTACTGACAGCTGTCTGGAGACACCAAGGAAGGTAAAATGATTTGGGAACTGAAAAAGAAGATTGTGAGAATTTCACTGAAACAAGTGACGGCTGTGGAAGAATGGTCAGATTTTTGGGGAATATATTAGAAACAGCAAAGGAATTGGGAATGACAATGATGAATGGAAGAACAATTAAGCTACTAGTCCTGCTTTTTCCATGAAGCAAAGCTTACATCTTCACATAAGGTACTGAATCTCAAGCTGATTCATTTCAGCTCCAAATTGGATCTGACACTGGCTGATTGTAGCATGATGAAGAATGCAAGATCCTCTTCCTCCCACATGGAGCTGGAAACTGATCCAAAGGATCAGTTCCACATATTGATTCACAAAGAAAATTAGCTGTTTGAGCTTCTCTGTAAATTTAGCAGAACTTGATTCATGGAAGGGACTTGGGGTTAGAGGCCACAAAACTGAGAGGTAATTTCTCcgaggaaagagaaaaaggaaaaaagatggttcaatgaaaatatttgtgagTATACTATGACTAAGCTCCCCTTTTAAGTATTCTGAAGACCATACTTCTGGGTCAGATAGATGTATTCACCTTTGCTGCAATTCACagcagaagaattttttttaattttttgttttacttttaatATCACAATTACATGAACTTTGTTCTTCTTCCTCATAAGATCAGAAAGCAATACTGTTGTCTCTCTACTTAAAAGCATAATTGTTAAAGCAATTAAGTAGAATGTAGAAGATCAGGCTCCAGGTGTCGTGTCTTCTGggttttcaaaatttttttattaatacagAGTAGATATTCTGAGAAGACAAAAATACCTTATACATTAGCTCCCTATTGGACAAACTGGAATTGGTCAGGTCAAAGAAATCTCTTCTTAAAGCTGGTGATCAGGACAGAGGGAAAACTAGCTTCAGTGGTTTTACCAGTACGGAAAATATACATATGTAAAAGAACAAGCCTGTTACAAGAATAATTACCAAACAGAATCAGTGGATAAACTCTGCTTAATGAATCCCACTGGGCTTATTATGAAGAGTAAGCACCAGACAAATTTGAGAAACTAAAGTCCTAAAGAAGTTTGGTTTGCACCAGGTCAAGTTTTCTAACTCTTGGTCTTGGGCACCCAAACCTGTTTTGTTGGTGTCCCCCTACCCTGTTTTTTTTACCTCCCACATACAAATCTTAGTGAAATATCAATTTGTTTCACTGAACCAAAGTGTGAAACATCAGGGTTGTGTTTGAAGAACTTAGCTATGAATAAACACTTTGCAGAAAAATGACCAACTTACAAGAAATAAGAATCACAGAAACACTGAAACTGGATCACTGCTTTCAACAATTCTAGATATTAGTGCaagacagaaataaagcaaTACAGAATTTCTTTGTTAACCCACTAACAGAATGAACAGAATTCTTCGCATCCAGACCTGAAGAGCTTTCtccattttgacattttttgtAGCACATGTATTCAGTTTCTTCTTAATTACTGCATTTGCTTTGTTTGCTGGATTTGTATCCTGTTTTTCTGATGTCAGGTTACATCTGTTGTCCTGTATTTCCAACAATGGTGTCATTAATAAAGATGTGGTGTATGCATTTTTTGACTATTGACAAAAAAGAGAGTAGAGAACAGGAATAATAATTAGTAGTTAATACATTAAGACTTCAAATGCTGTCTTCAGAGAAGccaaaatgtaaataaagtCAATACTATCAGAAAGACCCTAAGAAagaatctgaaaagaaaatgtaatgaaGTATATGAAGAACTAGCCTGTCCATACTGGGATCCATAGTACAACAAGCAGCTGGAAGCACGGTTTAGGCGTCACTGAGTAGACAGTTTCTTTACTCTAAAGCCATGCCACTCTAATATATTTTGTTAAGAACAAGATTTGATAAGGTGGCAACCACTGaacagtttaaaagaaaaaaaccctcacttTCACGTCTAGGACAATCCTTGAGGAAGTCAGGACAAGGAGACTAGAGTCAAAAAAGTAGTATCACATCAATTTTAGGGGGAGGAACTGCTTTAAGAACTGAAATAAGCACTGGATGGATCATTCCAGAAGAATTCTATATATTGGTAatgtttatggaaaaaaaacataaattaatTCAGCTTCAGTATACAAAAGTGGAAGACAGATACATGTCAATTTTAAAGACCAAAAGTTAGTTCACAGTAACAATGGCAAAGTATTTGCTTGCTTACAAAAACACCCCATTAAATTGCATTAAACCACCTTTAAGTATTTATTCTTCCTCAGACCTTATTCCTAAATTATCATCACATGGACACACAATTTCAACTTAAAGATTggcatatttttcatttttaaataagATATTACCACTATCTCTCTTGCTAGGAGTGAATGTTCTTGTTCCACCAGCACTCCTtataaaaatgcaggaaaaaccAATTTTTCCCCAGTCCCCAGCTTTTAATAGACAAAAACATCACGGTGTATCTTAACCTGGACTCAGTGATCCACAATAATGTGTCATAACAAGACAGCACTAAGAGAACAGCAGGCATTTTGGTCATGACTGGaatggctgcagcactgctgctcctcccaaAAGACGTTCCTGGGGAAGCTGGCAATTCCCACTAGGTGGCAGAGCACCCAATACCCAGCAGGAAGATTCAAAGGCTTGGCACAGAATCTAAGAGGCACTTTAGAAGGGAATTTAGAAAACCAGCTAGAAAGGAGTATGACCTAAGCACCTTACTCTGGCTTTTTAAGGAATTTGGCTCCTGCATCCTGTATATAGCCTTAAATCTAATCAAGAATTACAGACATTTACTCTTTAAGCATTAAACACATACATGCATTAAGAACTCATCAGAACTGAGTTTTCCCACTAGACTAAAGAGTAAGCTATTCAATTACTCAACTGAAAAATCATTAAGcttctttttaaaggaaagaggGATCAAAATAGCCTCATATCTGATTTCTTCATGTCCTGGTTGTTGAGGCAGAAGTATTCAAATTCCTTTAGGCAGAGGAAGCACACAAACTTCATCTTTTATACGCTTGATATTTGTTAAAGTATTCCCCTACTATGTGAAGCAGGAAAAACATGCTCTCTAATATGCAATTAGGTATTTTCAGAACACATTTGCCAGACTGTCAAGCATGCACAGCACAGAAGCAAATGTCATCTTCCAGGTATATTACAGAAAGCTTCAGCATGATATGTATGCTAAAGGTTTTAGGCAACCAGCATGGAAACAGCTTTGCTACATTCACATTATTTTACCTACTCTGAAggactgaaaggaaaaattcatGCATGAATTCAAGCCCAATGCTCACCTATTTCTTATGTACTTAAAACAATATCTGAAACTGAAGGTACTTTTCACTTTCTAGATGCATTAATCTAGCAACTTCAGtccaaaaatttattttagtggGCAGAACAAAAGATACACAGTTCCATATTAATATTGCTGCCAGTGATGCTCTTCAGTTAGATTAGTTTAGTTTAATTCTTACCTGTACATCTAAACTATTATCTTCTGTCAAATGCTGGGCCCCAACCTCTTCTTTATCCTGTGGATCTAGGACCAGtgattttctgacttttttaGAAAAGTTGTgctgaaataaacattttgcaaaaaaaattgtaaaatattatttcaaagcAGGTATTACCTATTTGAAATTACTATTGTCATATTACCTCCTGCTTGCAGTTTTTATACAAAGCGTCATCCTCCTCCTTGGGAAATATATCTGTTCCAGTTTCCTCTTTCAAAACTTCCCTAATGTCTTCCTCCGAGAAGGCAAGCGGTTGTGACTAAACATTAATTAAAattgaagaagaaaatacaggaaGTCTATTAGTGGCCAGTTCTTACAACATTCTACTTTCAGCTACTGTAGGCCAGAAAAGAGATCTTGCAAAACATAGCAAGAAAGGACCTAAGCTACTGTAGTTAAAAATCACAGGGCTACACTTCAAGGCTATGAAGATTATTTCAAGTTCATTTTACTCCACATTATTTTTAGCCAGATAAAACATATATATGCACACAATGCCTCAAAAAATGCAAGGCAGCATTGAAGAAGACCAACTATTTGTTTGCAAATGGTTATCCACTGATAAAAGGGATAAAAGTGATTTATATATACTAAATACCTACCTAAaacacatatgtatatatacatgcataaaaacatattaaaaCACTGTACTGGAAATGTGTAACTGTTGTTGTGAAATAAATTTATACCAATTTTAGCACAAATCTTTGAATAAGACATTGATAGTCCTAAGTACAGTACAGAATTTCACAGAAGCCATACAGATGGCTCCTTTGTGTACCAACAGGAGAAGAATTCCCTTAAGCCCTCAAAATTTGATTTTGAACAGGAGGTTAATAGTGGACAGAAACAGGAATGCCAAACCACTCCATTTGCATAGTGAGGGACTGTGAATCTATAGGGTAACACAGATGGTGGTGCCAAGCCCTGTGGCAAAGTCTGAGCTACCTTCTGTGTTTGCAGAAAAGAAGCAGTCAATATATATTGGCtggaatattttcagaatttgaAGAGCATATGTCTCCTGAATTCCAAAAGTTATTATGCATTAACATACCTTAGCTAGGCTAGGAAGAGAACAAAAATTTAATTCATTTGgaacaaactaacaaaaaaaggTAACATTATCCATAgtcaaccaaacaaaaaaaaagggtgtGACAGCCAGCTGAATCAGAGGATCATGAACTGCTATACtaaaattttgggatttagAATGAAGAAAACTGCAAACATCACTCAAGATGACCATACTGTGGTAAACACCTAGTTTCAGTCCTAGTGCTGTAGAAGCACCAAAATCAAAGAACAACTCAGCTCTTACATAGCTCTTACATAGAGGATTCAAAGATAATGCAGTTTTTCAAGTGAAATGTGAAAGTTGTTTAAAATAATGAGGTCAGTCATACTCAACTACAGCAGTTTGCTCTTACCAGATTACCCAGCTGGAGAACCCACACCCATTCATTCTctgatttataatttttcttttgaaaaaacaGAATCCTAAAGTATTAAATTTCAGGCATTTATGCAGCCACCTTGTAAGAGATACAGTTTTAGCAAGGATATGCAAATTTAAAACAACTCACAAACAAGAAATTGAGGCATTTAAGATTACTGTGGATCAAATGATTATATGTACTAAATTACTATTCAAGAAGACCATGCCTTCTACTACACTGAAGGATACAAGTCTAACAACCACATCCAAAGTGGTTTTGATCCACATTCTAGCTGTTGTCTAGGATAAGTAAATGCTTTTTAAGATCACACTGAGGCTTCCAATACGTCAAAACCAAGAGGGCATTTAGACTGCAACAAAGAAAAAGTATAATCACATACCATAAGTCTGAGGGGACCatactttttttcctgagcagccaaagcaTTCTTAAAAGGAGTTGGTGTCCTTGGTGTTGAACCCAAAAGAGATCTTCTCATTGTGGGACTTCTAAAACTATTCAAGCATAGAAAAACATTCATACGtgcattttaacattttaatattttatcattagcaatgtaataaaattaatgtaagaaacattttaaaataatacctTCATTTACAAAACAGATACCACCACCATGCATCTGAAAGTACTGAGATCACCATAGCATTACCCCATGTGTATTAAACTTTAATTTAATAACACCACCAGATGTTTAATGTAATAAACCTACcccacattttccttttgatcTTGTGGTGTCATTTCCTTGTGTAAAGGAGTCGTAATAAGAACTTTCTGCCCACAGATTGGAGTTGATGTAAATGCAGGATTTTCAAAGTTAAATTGTTCATTTCCAGAACAAGTGTTGAAAAACTAagcacaagaaggaaaaaaaaaaaaagcaaccttACAATACAAAATTTCACCATTGTGCTGAACAGCAAAACCCTCCAAATTATATACACGTATCTGAAAGACTTTTACTGACAAATCCCAATACTCTATTCTCGACTTACACTTATTGCTGAAaccttgattttcttcttaaaatccCCACTCCTTAATTAGGTCACAGAAACAAAAGCTCTCTAGCAACAATTATTTGCATGAGAAAGTGTGAGCTGAGACACAGGTTGCCACTGCTGCTACCGCCCTCCCCATTAGTCTTCAAAACAGAGGTTGTTTAacagtatatttttaatatatttaccCTTATGCAGAtgttttaagaatttttttgaCATGTTTATTTAGGCTACAATGCACTACTAGAGAAGAAACTATTACAATTTATAACCCACCCAGCAGAGTCTTCACATTTAGCAGCATTTACAAACACTCTCACCTGTGATGGAGAGAACGGTAGTGTTTTCACTGGCGTGCGCTTCAGTGCCACATTGACGGCATCGTTGCACAAGCCGTCGTTCAGCTCAGGAACCGGGGACTGCCCAGCACGCAATCTCTTCTTCTTTCTCAGGATAGCAGGTGGATTGCTGAACTTGCTTAAGTTTGAGGTTGATGAAAAAACGGTTTCCTCATCCCCGCTGATGTTGCTGTGGTTTTTGCCATCGAGCATCACGCCCACGTTGTACTGGCACTCGGCAGCCCCGTCGCTGTGCTGGAGCCGCATCAGTTTCACTGGGGCCGGCTTGACAGGGGACACAACGGCCTCGGAGAGCTCAAAGCACGTATCGCTCCATGCCACCGGATCCTGTGCCGTGGGGCAAAACACGAGCAGCTTATCCCAGACTACTTCACAATGTCCAGGCCAAGCTATCAGCCCTCTACCTCCACAAGCCATATACTGAACTATTCTCTGTGTCTTTCATACAGTCATAAAACACTGGATATTTTAAGACACAATTCTTTTAAAACAGGCAATAAAGCACTTGATAAGGCAGAAATTATAGACAAGCACAAAATATGATAATTTAAGAGTATTTTACACGTATTGTGTAAGTTGACACTCCTAattaaaaacttatttttaacAAGGAATACAAACTTACAATTTCCATAAGATCTAGTGCCTCTGCAAATTCTGGAATGGTCTGTAGAGGTGTTAACATTCTATTTGCTTCTACACCCAAGTACTTAGGTGGTGAATTCTGCTGAACAGGTGTGATGCGGGTCTCATCCATGCTGTAGAAATTACTTGTTTGTTCCTCAAGGCTACTTAGTGTATTAGGCATACAATCCTCCATGATAAAATTTCCAGACCAACAAGACAAGCTTCCAGCTTGCTAAAAAATTGTGAAGAAACACATTAATCTTATTCAACTTAGAGGCTGAAAAGAGTCAATTATGTGACTGCAGAGTGGGAAAAAAAGTAGTGTGTGGAAAGACTAAGCATAACTAttaattttggcatttttaaatactaattatctgtttcaatttaaaaaattagcCTTCTCTTTACATTAACATGCTCAACATTCTCAAATTGTGTAAGATTTTTATCTTACCTCACATTCATATCTTATACACACTCACAACTTAGGTAACTATGGGCTGTATTGGAAGCCATCTCTGATGCAAGTTTCCTGTGTACCTGACCAGTATATGAAGTAATCTTCAGTACAGAACACTGAACTTCTAATTTTAAgatcagaaaatatttctagagTGTGAAATACTACTTGTttgatgtgggtttttttaatgcagattttGCATTAATAGCTGAGTAAACTTCTAAAAGGTTATCCCACTTCAGTAGACTGCTTAGTACTGAAgaaacaaattttcattttcactggAAATCTAGAAGCAAACCAGATGCTATTAGATAAGCAGACTGCACTGTTTCAAAAGAATGGCAGGAATAACTCTGCCAcataaaatctgaatttcacCTGTAACCTAAACTAGTGATCAATATGGTTGGGTTAGTTGGGTGTCTAATATGCCCAGCCCTCTGAAGAAATCAGTGACTGCCATCTGCAAGTCACCCTAATTCTACAGAATTAGGGAAATTCCACTGAATTTACACACAAATTGTGTACAGTGCATATTTATTTAGTGTTTGTTATGTCCAAATGTGGGTATTAAGTATTGCAAGCACTCACACTGAAGTTTGAGGAAAATATAATCTACAGGACATTTCGAAATCAAATGGGGCAAAACCCATGTATTTTTCACCTCTACTGGGCAGAGGCTCAACATTGCCGATCCATAAAACTGAATGGCAATGATATCAAACATGTCACCTCCTGAAGAGGATTAAAATACTGGGTTTTAGGAACTGCCAAATTGTTGGTCATATTGCTGCTGTCTTCACAGTTTAGAAAACTGCACTAAAAATACATTGTCTCAGTTCTAATATatagatttttgttttccaatgCAACAGCCATAGGTTTGATTTTAGAGGGTCAGGTGAAAAAAACACCACACTAAACCACACAACCGTTACTGAATTTCTGAGGATTAACCTCAGTAATGCAAATTCAAATATTTAGAGAAATTTACAGTCCTTACAGAAgacatttgttttcttctgatttcATTCTCTGCTGACATAAGTAGCAATTCAagttcctttattttcttttctttatcagGATCATCATCAATAAATGGCTGCTGAAAAATTTAAGAAAGAAGCCATTACTATTTTTTACTTCCATCACTTCTTCACAGGAAAGATTCTGCATTATAACACAGCTGTATTTTTAACAGGAATCTACACAGAGAGGGAACAAAACTGTTCAGGTTGTATCCCATTTTGTAGTACAGAAGTCACCCACAACTGAAACAACTCCAATTATCAGGAGATGGATCTGATGTTAAAGTGGTGTGTAAGGTGGTATTTTAACTGGATTCCAATATAGTCTGTAAGTTATCTGTGTTCTAAAGCACTTTCTGAACTAAAGTCACTATATTCTATCTTAATTAGAACCAAGTGCTGGCACACTGTTTATATGTTTGTGGTTTCACATTCCTTCTACAATTCTGTGTTATTTATCCTCACtaagtgtgtgagaaagtgtTTCAAATCAGCATTTGCTGACACAGTATTTATACAAGTAATCCCAACACTActatcagaaaagaaaattagttaATTGGTTTTGATTGGTTTGTTTGTTCTTAACCTCCTTAACACCTTCCATAATTGCTATAAAGATAGATGAGGATATATTCTATCACTAGTTAAGAGAGTACTTCAAGGAGCAGAAAGTATCTTATACTTTTCTGTGTAGGGCAATCCAGACTGTCAAAAGCCAATTGAGGCTTTGTTGTGACTTGTATTCCTATACCATTATCAGGGAAGAAAATGCAACATGAAACAGATGACCTGCACAGGGAAACTTCAGGTTAGGTAGAGAGTTCTACAGAATTCCTCTAtctaacacaaaaaaaaaatccatgtatTATTCCCTGTGTCTTTTTTTACATCTTTTACTAATTCCAAATAAACAAGAATTCTTCCAAGGCATCATATTAGATACCAAGATCTATATTCATTCTGCACCACATGAGGAATTTCAGATATATTCCAAGTGAGcccaaaaaagcaaaaggaaataatATATCCAATTTCtacttgttttaaaattgcttAATTCTTCAGGATTTAGAATGCTGCAGAAGGGCAACTTATTGAAAGATGTTTATCagtgagaaagaaataaaatgagaacaaaaaagCACAGGCAGAAGTGTAAGTCACAGTAAGTTGAGTTTTTCAGGATAGGGTTGTATTTattacataaatataaatagtaAAGTCTTGTCTTAAAGCTCTCGTAAGCTAGGTAATGCTAATATAGGTCACAATTTAGCCCCGAGATTTAACAAGTAGACTGTTTTAAGCCATATTTCTGTCAGAAATAAGCACAAACATCATGTATCTGGGATATAGAAAGAAAGCTTCATTTTCCCTGCATAAAACTACCAACTACACTAGCAAGCTTACTTACAGAGGAACCTATATAAATGTAGGTGAATGATAAAGACTAACAGTCATTTTGAAGATACACATCTTTTCAATTTACTGAATAATACTATGCAGTAAATACTCCTTAATTTATGAAGGCTGTTAACAATTTACCTGAACTATGTTGGAAGAAGATGGAGCATGTTCTAGACAGCTGCCTTCTGGTGAGGCATACTGATATGCTGGAATCTAAAAAGACATAAAACATTTTACAAACCCTCAAGAAAATGAGGATATAAAATGAACTCTAGTTTATTATACATTAATTATTTATGGTTTACAAATCCTGAGTTGCCgtaaaatcacaaaaatactCAACAGATGTTCAATCTTTCAGATGTGTTTCTTGTTTCAAACCAAATCAATTACTTGAAACTGGGAGATACTTATTGTTCTAAATTTTGAACTTACATGTGTCTGAACAGGCACATAAAATTGATTCTGAGTGTGCAAGTGTTCCATAGTCAGACAAGGCTGGGGCTGAAGTTCAGCAGAGCTAGCGCTTTCAGACTTTATAACACTTTGCAAATATCCTTCCTGTTCCACCTTTCTTCGCATTGTTGAATTCCAGTGATTTTTAATCGAATTATCAGTCCTAAAATGAAAGCATAAAACAGTACTGGTTTCCATATCCCAAAATTTAATATATGACACAATTGACAGGGTTTGTACAGTAGGTTAATCTGAAGCCACAAATTCAAAAAGTTCCAGCAGCTTAGACCGAAAGTTCTGTTATCAGCAGGGTTTTGGCATAATGACTAGAAAGCCACTCTTTTTAGAACTTCCTTCTACTAAACTTGAAGTGTGCcagaaattaaaagcagaaaaggagaaagccTTGG encodes:
- the MYBL1 gene encoding myb-related protein A, which codes for MAERRRSEEDDDFQYMDHDYEVPQQKGLKKICSKVKWTREEDERLKKLVEQNGTDDWAFIASHLQNRSDFQCQHRWQKVLNPELIKGPWTKEEDQRVIELVQKYGPKRWSLIAKHLKGRIGKQCRERWHNHLNPEVKKSSWTEEEDRIIYEAHKRLGNRWAEIAKLLPGRTDNSIKNHWNSTMRRKVEQEGYLQSVIKSESASSAELQPQPCLTMEHLHTQNQFYVPVQTHIPAYQYASPEGSCLEHAPSSSNIVQQPFIDDDPDKEKKIKELELLLMSAENEIRRKQMSSQAGSLSCWSGNFIMEDCMPNTLSSLEEQTSNFYSMDETRITPVQQNSPPKYLGVEANRMLTPLQTIPEFAEALDLMEIDPVAWSDTCFELSEAVVSPVKPAPVKLMRLQHSDGAAECQYNVGVMLDGKNHSNISGDEETVFSSTSNLSKFSNPPAILRKKKRLRAGQSPVPELNDGLCNDAVNVALKRTPVKTLPFSPSQFFNTCSGNEQFNFENPAFTSTPICGQKVLITTPLHKEMTPQDQKENVGFRSPTMRRSLLGSTPRTPTPFKNALAAQEKKYGPLRLMSQPLAFSEEDIREVLKEETGTDIFPKEEDDALYKNCKQEHNFSKKVRKSLVLDPQDKEEVGAQHLTEDNSLDVQSKNAYTTSLLMTPLLEIQDNRCNLTSEKQDTNPANKANAVIKKKLNTCATKNVKMEKALQPSRDWEAVVYGKTEDQLIMTEQARRYLSTYTATNSNSRSLIL